The following are encoded in a window of Sphingomonas panacis genomic DNA:
- a CDS encoding ATP synthase subunit I: MHFAMIAKDADLLVHGGSVLMAIGLKLARLLLTVTLLVVAALQGWPSLLAATTGVLVARQLVLRRLQVKA; encoded by the coding sequence ATGCACTTCGCGATGATCGCGAAGGATGCCGATCTTCTCGTTCATGGCGGATCGGTCCTTATGGCGATCGGGCTGAAGCTCGCGCGGCTGCTTCTCACCGTAACCCTTCTCGTGGTCGCCGCGCTGCAGGGATGGCCGAGCCTTCTCGCCGCGACGACCGGCGTCCTGGTGGCCCGCCAGTTGGTCCTCCGGCGTTTGCAGGTGAAGGCATGA